The Pirellulimonas nuda genome includes a region encoding these proteins:
- the glgC gene encoding glucose-1-phosphate adenylyltransferase, translating to MKDVLAVVLAGGKGSRLEPLTRDRAKPAVPFGGSYRIIDFTLSNCLNSGVRKILVLTQYKAMSLDRHVTLGWRNFLCRELGEFIDVVPPQQRIDEKWYQGTADAVYQNIYALEKERPQHVLILAGDHIYKMDYGRMLAAHAANNADLTIAALRVDRKTAAGQFGVMQVDENDRVIGFEEKPADPKPIPGDPDHCQASMGIYVFNTPLLFDELCKDATLPESAHDFGKNIIPSIIDSKRVFTFPFKDENRKADAYWRDVGTIDSYFQANLELIDVEPHLNLYDDHWPVRTYHPNLPPAKFVFGSEGAEARRGEAIDSIVCPGAIISGGHVNRCVVGPGARVNSYAQVEESILFAGVNIGRHAKVRRTIIDKEVSIPEGARIGYDHEEDRRNGFTISEEGIVVIAKGEGMLEDG from the coding sequence ATGAAAGACGTCCTCGCTGTCGTTCTGGCCGGAGGCAAAGGCTCCCGGCTAGAGCCGCTAACCCGCGACCGGGCCAAGCCGGCCGTGCCGTTCGGGGGCTCGTACCGGATCATCGACTTCACGCTGTCGAACTGCCTGAACAGCGGGGTGCGCAAGATCCTGGTGCTCACCCAGTACAAGGCGATGAGCCTCGACCGGCACGTGACCCTGGGCTGGCGGAACTTCTTGTGCCGCGAGCTGGGCGAGTTCATCGACGTGGTGCCGCCGCAGCAGCGGATCGACGAGAAGTGGTACCAGGGGACCGCCGACGCGGTGTACCAGAACATCTACGCGCTTGAGAAGGAGCGCCCGCAGCACGTGCTGATCTTGGCCGGCGACCACATCTACAAGATGGACTACGGCCGGATGCTGGCCGCCCACGCCGCCAACAACGCCGACCTGACGATCGCGGCGCTGCGGGTGGACCGCAAGACGGCCGCGGGGCAGTTCGGCGTGATGCAGGTCGACGAGAACGACCGCGTGATCGGCTTCGAAGAGAAGCCGGCCGACCCGAAGCCCATCCCGGGCGACCCCGACCACTGCCAGGCGTCGATGGGGATCTACGTGTTCAACACGCCGCTGTTGTTCGACGAGCTGTGCAAGGACGCCACGCTGCCGGAGAGCGCGCACGACTTCGGCAAGAACATCATCCCCTCGATCATCGACTCCAAGCGCGTGTTCACGTTCCCGTTCAAGGACGAGAACCGCAAGGCGGACGCCTATTGGCGCGACGTCGGCACGATCGACTCGTACTTCCAGGCCAACCTGGAGCTGATCGACGTCGAGCCGCATTTGAACCTGTACGACGACCACTGGCCGGTCCGCACCTACCACCCCAACCTTCCGCCGGCCAAGTTCGTGTTCGGCAGCGAGGGCGCCGAGGCGCGACGCGGCGAGGCGATCGACAGCATCGTCTGCCCCGGCGCGATCATCAGCGGCGGGCACGTGAACCGCTGCGTGGTGGGCCCCGGCGCGCGGGTGAACAGCTACGCCCAGGTCGAAGAGTCGATCTTGTTCGCAGGGGTCAACATCGGCCGCCACGCCAAGGTGCGGCGAACCATCATCGACAAAGAGGTGAGCATCCCCGAGGGCGCGCGCATCGGCTACGACCACGAAGAAGACCGCCGCAACGGCTTCACCATCTCCGAAGAAGGGATCGTGGTGATCGCCAAAGGGGAAGGGATGCTGGAGGACGGCTAA